The window GGAAAAAGAATTTATGTTGGACCTTCCTTCAAAAAACCTTAAAATAAATCCTAACAATAGGTTTTTAGAACAATTGATGGAGTTGAATGTTGTAAATTATAAGCTTAACTAAGGTTTGTTAAAAAGTTGTGGGTTACAAGTTAAAGGTTTGGATTCAAAGACGTGAGATATAACTTTTATCGACTCAAATCAAGCGCACAACCCGTAACTCATAACCTGTAACACAACAGTGTCAAATTGACATTGAACATGGGTTGGCATTACAATTGAATACATATATTTGAACATAAAAAAATAATTATGGCATTAGAAATCACAGATGCAAACTTCGAGGAGCTTGTATTAAAATCAGATAAACCCGTATTAGTAGATTTTTGGGCAGAATGGTGTGGCCCTTGTCGCATGGTTGGTCCAGTTGTAGAAGAAATAGCTAAAGAATATGATGGTAAAGCTATCGTTGGTAAAGTAAACGTAGATAACAATCCTCAAATTTCAATGCAGTTTGGTATTCGCAATATTCCTGCTTTACTATACTTTAAAGATGGTCAAGTTGTTGATAAGCAAGTTGGTGCAGTTCCTAAATCTGTTTTAGCAGAAAAATTGAACAAGCAATTGGCTTAAATTTATAAATCAAAGCAAACGCTTTGTAACATATATAAAACCCGAATCTATTTGATGGATTCGGGTTTTTTATTGCAGAAATATTTTTGTTCCTTTAATACAAAATCTATAAATATGTCTACCTATAATTTAAAAAATAAAACATTTAGTTTAGTGTTAACTGGACTTTCGGTTATTGTTTCGGGCGCTTTTGCGCAAGCTCCAGTAGAAACTAATCAGCCGTCAGCAGATTATAAACCTGCTTTCGTTGGGCAGACAAGAATTGCAGGTGTAAAAACAAGCACCGCTTTAAACATATCTGTAATTAACGAGAAATTAGAAAATCCATGGGGATTATCAGTTCTTCCGAACGGTGGATTTTTAGTGACGCAAAAGCAGGGTACAATGGTTATTTTAACTGCTGACGGAAAATCAAGTAAAAAAATTACCGGGTTGCCAAAAGTTGATGCTTCTGGTCAGGGTGGTCTGTTAGATGTAACTTTAGATCCTGATTTTGCTAAAAATCGAATGATTTATTTTGCTTATTCAGAAGCACAAGATAAGGGTTCGTTGTTGGCAATTGCCAAAGGAAAACTTTCTA is drawn from Pedobacter mucosus and contains these coding sequences:
- the trxA gene encoding thioredoxin: MALEITDANFEELVLKSDKPVLVDFWAEWCGPCRMVGPVVEEIAKEYDGKAIVGKVNVDNNPQISMQFGIRNIPALLYFKDGQVVDKQVGAVPKSVLAEKLNKQLA